The Streptomyces luteogriseus genome includes a window with the following:
- a CDS encoding DUF6214 family protein — MAVRPAWEVRENEGATRWFEFRLAFADGARVDALAVVGGGCVCVEEVRAQPALSLDDLAVLADWIEESVAEACGAGPGPDGWGSEGRRARPARPRGAEGRLLVAREYRTAQRDGADPVLAVMGATGHSRRTSLRLIGQARDAGLLSPRRARR, encoded by the coding sequence GTGGCCGTGCGCCCCGCCTGGGAAGTGCGGGAGAACGAGGGCGCCACCCGGTGGTTTGAGTTCCGGCTGGCCTTCGCGGACGGCGCCCGGGTCGACGCGCTGGCCGTCGTGGGCGGCGGATGCGTCTGTGTCGAGGAGGTGCGCGCCCAGCCCGCACTGTCCCTCGACGACCTGGCGGTGCTCGCCGACTGGATCGAGGAGTCGGTGGCCGAGGCGTGCGGTGCCGGGCCAGGGCCCGACGGCTGGGGGAGTGAGGGGCGCCGAGCCCGCCCCGCCCGGCCACGCGGGGCGGAGGGGAGGCTGCTGGTGGCGCGGGAGTACCGCACGGCCCAGCGGGACGGCGCCGACCCGGTCCTCGCCGTGATGGGTGCGACGGGGCACAGTCGTCGCACGTCGCTCAGGCTGATCGGCCAGGCCCGGGACGCGGGCCTGCTGTCGCCGCGCCGCGCCCGGCGCTGA
- a CDS encoding DUF305 domain-containing protein — translation MLFRRASRASAVTTGLVALGVLTAGGCDSGPDREPATADGPAVIAPGEPGEANRTLSAEEAAGRRSENDSPNSADVSYVRMMIEHHAQALVLTELAPGRAESKDVKRIAGRIAAGQKPEIEAMKGWLKAYGKPLRAERHEHATMPGMATRAQLKKLRAADGKTFDHLFLTLMTTHHQGAIAMATDVKGQGNNVRVEEMADEVIAQQTSEITRMRSML, via the coding sequence GTGCTCTTCCGCCGTGCGTCCCGGGCGTCCGCCGTCACGACGGGGCTGGTCGCCCTGGGCGTGCTCACGGCCGGAGGCTGTGACTCCGGTCCGGACCGCGAACCGGCCACCGCGGACGGGCCCGCCGTGATCGCGCCGGGTGAGCCCGGCGAGGCGAACCGCACCCTGTCCGCCGAGGAGGCCGCCGGCCGGCGCTCGGAGAACGACTCCCCCAACTCGGCCGATGTCTCCTACGTCCGGATGATGATCGAGCACCACGCACAGGCCCTGGTGTTGACCGAACTCGCCCCGGGGCGCGCCGAGTCGAAGGACGTGAAGCGGATCGCCGGGCGCATCGCGGCCGGTCAGAAGCCGGAGATCGAGGCCATGAAGGGCTGGCTGAAGGCATACGGCAAGCCACTGAGGGCCGAGCGGCACGAGCACGCCACGATGCCCGGCATGGCGACGCGGGCCCAGCTGAAGAAGCTCCGCGCCGCCGACGGAAAGACCTTCGACCACCTCTTCCTGACCCTGATGACGACCCATCACCAGGGTGCGATCGCCATGGCCACGGACGTGAAGGGGCAGGGCAACAACGTCCGCGTCGAGGAGATGGCAGACGAGGTGATCGCGCAGCAGACGAGCGAGATCACACGGATGCGGAGCATGCTCTGA
- a CDS encoding LVIVD repeat-containing protein, which yields MILLNDRRTRRRRLGVTVVAAGLLAALLTAAPAGATPDPGDALPAPKKVSKSDQEEVREAIRNGDIPGQDEIVHSDNIQHLAHVPKDVLRGTNSDLAFQGRYAFAGNYDGFRIFDIGNPKAPKTIAQVLCPGSQNDISVSGDLLFLSTDSSRSDSSCSSTTQPATEKSSWEGMKVFDISDKRNPRYVAAVETACGSHTHTLVPERRNVYVYVSSYSPNAAYPDCRPPHDGISVIKVPRRAPEKAEVVGFPVLFPGEGPDGGGNPGGPTNPGVSKTTGCHDITVLPSKDLAAGACMGDGILLSIKDPEHPEVIDRVQDNVNFAFWHSATFNQKANKVVFTDELGGGGAATCNAEIGPDRGADGIYDIVGKGDKRKLVFRSYFKIPRHQADTENCVAHNGSLIPVKGKDIMVQAWYQGGVSVWDFTDSAAPKEIAYFDRGPLTTDTIKSGGSWSAYYYNGYIYSNEYARGFDVLKIDDRRTDPARRVHQRELNVQTQPDYFD from the coding sequence GTGATCCTGTTGAACGACCGCAGAACACGCCGCAGACGCCTGGGAGTTACCGTTGTGGCCGCCGGGCTGCTGGCCGCGCTCCTCACCGCGGCGCCGGCCGGGGCCACCCCCGACCCCGGGGACGCGCTGCCCGCGCCGAAGAAGGTCTCCAAGAGCGACCAGGAGGAGGTCCGGGAGGCCATCCGGAACGGCGACATACCCGGCCAGGACGAGATCGTCCACTCCGACAACATCCAGCACCTGGCCCACGTCCCCAAGGATGTGCTCCGGGGCACGAACTCGGACCTCGCCTTCCAGGGCAGGTACGCGTTCGCGGGCAACTACGACGGCTTCCGCATCTTCGACATCGGCAACCCCAAGGCGCCGAAGACGATCGCCCAGGTGCTGTGCCCCGGCTCGCAGAACGACATCTCCGTCTCCGGTGACCTGCTGTTCCTGTCCACGGACTCCTCGCGCAGCGACAGCAGTTGCTCCAGCACCACCCAGCCGGCGACCGAGAAGTCCTCGTGGGAGGGCATGAAGGTCTTCGACATCAGCGACAAGCGCAACCCGAGGTACGTCGCCGCCGTCGAGACCGCCTGCGGCTCACACACCCACACGCTGGTGCCCGAGCGCCGCAACGTCTACGTGTACGTCTCCTCGTACTCGCCGAACGCGGCCTATCCCGACTGCCGGCCGCCGCACGACGGCATCTCCGTCATCAAGGTGCCGCGCAGGGCCCCCGAGAAGGCCGAGGTCGTGGGCTTCCCCGTGCTGTTCCCCGGTGAGGGGCCGGACGGCGGCGGCAACCCGGGCGGACCCACCAACCCGGGCGTGTCCAAGACCACCGGCTGCCACGACATCACCGTGCTGCCGTCGAAGGACCTGGCCGCGGGCGCCTGTATGGGCGACGGGATCCTGCTCTCCATCAAGGACCCGGAACACCCGGAGGTCATCGACCGCGTGCAGGACAACGTGAACTTCGCGTTCTGGCACTCGGCGACCTTCAACCAGAAGGCGAACAAGGTCGTCTTCACCGACGAGCTGGGCGGTGGCGGCGCGGCCACCTGCAACGCGGAGATCGGCCCCGACCGGGGCGCCGACGGCATCTACGACATCGTCGGCAAGGGCGACAAGCGCAAGCTCGTCTTCCGCAGCTACTTCAAGATCCCCCGCCACCAGGCGGACACCGAGAACTGCGTCGCCCACAACGGCTCGCTGATCCCGGTCAAGGGCAAGGACATCATGGTCCAGGCCTGGTACCAGGGTGGCGTCTCGGTCTGGGACTTCACCGACTCGGCCGCGCCGAAGGAGATCGCCTACTTCGACCGCGGCCCGCTGACCACCGACACGATCAAGTCCGGTGGCTCCTGGTCCGCGTACTACTACAACGGCTACATCTACTCGAACGAGTACGCCCGGGGCTTCGACGTCCTGAAGATCGACGACCGCCGCACGGACCCGGCCCGCCGGGTCCACCAGCGTGAGCTCAACGTCCAGACGCAGCCGGACTACTTCGACTGA
- a CDS encoding TetR/AcrR family transcriptional regulator, protein MSPRSASVNEELRRRSRERLLQAAVELVGEHGYDATTLGDIADRAGSARGLVSYYFPGKRQLVQSAVHRLMHRTLEEALEREPRTEDGRERMARAIDAILGLARDRPVLMRQHMAGILQAEGFMQCPEQRRLAELLRDTMARHGSRDVDSDYPMMRALLMGAVYAALVPGAPMPVRVLRAELFKRYRLGWELGLPPETGACGGRGDKDLSRFFATGAAPERDPRGQSK, encoded by the coding sequence ATGTCTCCGCGTAGCGCCTCGGTGAACGAAGAGTTGCGGCGGCGTTCCCGGGAGCGGCTCCTGCAGGCGGCGGTCGAGCTGGTGGGTGAACACGGCTACGACGCGACCACGCTCGGCGACATCGCGGACCGGGCGGGATCGGCCCGGGGTCTGGTGTCGTACTACTTCCCCGGCAAGCGCCAGCTGGTGCAGTCCGCCGTGCACCGGTTGATGCACCGCACGCTGGAGGAGGCCCTGGAGCGCGAGCCGCGCACGGAGGACGGCCGGGAGCGGATGGCCCGGGCCATCGACGCGATCCTGGGTCTGGCCCGGGACCGGCCCGTGCTGATGCGCCAGCACATGGCGGGGATACTGCAGGCCGAGGGCTTCATGCAGTGCCCGGAGCAGCGGCGGCTGGCCGAGCTGCTGCGGGACACCATGGCCCGGCACGGGTCTCGGGACGTCGACAGCGACTACCCGATGATGCGCGCCCTGCTGATGGGCGCGGTGTACGCGGCCCTGGTGCCGGGGGCGCCGATGCCGGTGCGGGTGCTGCGGGCCGAACTGTTCAAGCGCTACCGGCTCGGCTGGGAGCTGGGCCTCCCGCCGGAGACCGGAGCCTGCGGCGGGAGGGGCGACAAGGATCTGTCGCGGTTCTTCGCGACCGGGGCCGCACCGGAGCGCGACCCGCGGGGTCAGTCGAAGTAG
- a CDS encoding HAD family hydrolase, whose amino-acid sequence MTAVLFDFSGTLFRVESTDSWLRGALAGADVRLTEPELTAAVSALEAVGALPGGGDPARVPEELADAWLIRDRSAALHRAAYTGLARQVPLPDPALHDALYDRHMTPAAWAPYPDAAEVLRALRERGVPVGVVSNIGWDLRPVFRAHGLDPYVDTYVLSFEHGIQKPDPRLFGIACEALGADPRTTLMVGDDRRADGGAAALGCGVHFVDHLPAADRPDGLRPVLDLVS is encoded by the coding sequence ATGACGGCCGTGCTCTTCGACTTCTCCGGAACCCTCTTCCGAGTCGAGTCCACCGACTCCTGGCTGCGTGGCGCCCTCGCCGGGGCCGATGTCCGGCTCACGGAGCCCGAGTTGACCGCAGCGGTCTCGGCTCTGGAGGCGGTGGGGGCGTTGCCCGGCGGTGGTGATCCCGCGCGGGTGCCGGAGGAACTGGCGGACGCCTGGCTGATCCGGGATCGCAGCGCCGCCCTGCACCGGGCGGCCTACACCGGTCTCGCCCGGCAGGTCCCGCTCCCCGACCCGGCGCTGCACGACGCCCTGTACGACCGCCACATGACCCCGGCCGCGTGGGCCCCGTACCCGGACGCCGCCGAGGTGCTGCGCGCGTTGCGGGAGCGGGGCGTTCCCGTCGGCGTGGTCAGCAACATCGGCTGGGACCTGCGGCCGGTCTTCCGCGCGCACGGCCTGGACCCCTACGTCGACACATACGTCCTGTCGTTCGAGCACGGCATCCAGAAGCCCGACCCGCGGCTGTTCGGCATCGCCTGCGAGGCGCTCGGAGCCGATCCGCGCACCACCCTCATGGTCGGCGACGACCGCCGGGCGGACGGCGGCGCCGCCGCACTGGGGTGCGGGGTGCACTTCGTGGACCACCTGCCGGCGGCAGACCGGCCGGACGGGCTGCGGCCGGTCCTGGATCTGGTGAGCTGA
- a CDS encoding phosphatase PAP2 family protein, which produces MHTSSVDSPPRPEHRTTAGLAGVLALCSALLLTLVAARWSPLISADGDIADTTHRWAVDEPGLTQACRILTDWVWDPWTMRLLCAAVVVWLVVRWAARWTALWLALAVALGTLLQQGVKAAVDRPRPVWPDPVDSAHYSAFPSGHAMTATVVCGLLLWLLHRHGVGRAMWRTAVAVAVVSVVGVGLTRIWLGVHWPSDVVGGWLLGMTVVALAVWVHRRRQP; this is translated from the coding sequence ATGCACACTTCGTCCGTCGACTCCCCGCCCCGTCCGGAGCACCGCACCACCGCCGGTCTCGCCGGCGTCCTGGCCCTGTGCTCGGCGCTGCTGCTGACCCTCGTCGCGGCGAGATGGAGCCCGTTGATCAGCGCGGACGGGGACATCGCCGACACCACCCACCGCTGGGCGGTCGACGAACCGGGCCTCACCCAGGCGTGCCGCATCCTCACGGACTGGGTGTGGGATCCGTGGACGATGCGTCTGCTGTGCGCGGCCGTCGTCGTGTGGCTGGTGGTGCGGTGGGCGGCGCGCTGGACGGCGCTGTGGCTGGCACTGGCCGTCGCGCTGGGCACGCTGCTGCAGCAGGGCGTCAAGGCCGCGGTGGACCGTCCCCGCCCGGTCTGGCCCGATCCCGTCGACTCGGCCCACTACTCGGCGTTCCCGTCGGGCCACGCCATGACGGCCACGGTGGTGTGCGGCCTGCTGCTGTGGCTCCTGCACCGGCACGGCGTGGGCCGGGCCATGTGGCGTACGGCCGTGGCCGTGGCCGTCGTCTCCGTGGTCGGGGTGGGGCTGACCCGGATCTGGCTCGGTGTCCACTGGCCGTCGGACGTGGTGGGCGGCTGGCTGCTGGGCATGACGGTGGTGGCCCTGGCGGTGTGGGTGCACCGGCGCCGGCAGCCGTGA
- a CDS encoding M56 family metallopeptidase, with product MMLTAALLLLGAVTAVTAPRLLARADWPDREPVVALWVWQCVVAAVLVCCALSMTLSAAAAWHAVGGHLFATAPRAVVEAYVLGTAGPWAATTAVALAGAGLWSAAMLVHEVGRARARRRRRRADLLVRAPLLPGEVAVSGRLVVLESEQPDAWWQPGTPPQLVVTTAALRRLKGRQLDAVLAHEQGHARARHDWLLNCSSALAGGFPQVPVFAAFRDEMHRLVELAADDTASRRFGRLTTALALVELNEHRGVFGPCPTPQAHVPARVHRLLTPPDRLTAARRLRLTAVAALVPVVPVLVAFVPGLRALG from the coding sequence ATGATGCTCACCGCCGCGCTGCTGCTGCTCGGCGCCGTGACCGCCGTGACCGCCCCCCGGCTGCTCGCCCGGGCGGACTGGCCGGACCGTGAGCCGGTGGTGGCGCTGTGGGTGTGGCAGTGCGTGGTGGCGGCCGTCCTCGTGTGCTGCGCGCTGTCCATGACGCTCAGTGCCGCGGCGGCCTGGCACGCGGTCGGCGGGCACCTCTTCGCCACGGCCCCGCGCGCGGTCGTGGAGGCCTACGTCCTCGGCACGGCGGGACCCTGGGCCGCGACGACGGCGGTAGCGCTGGCCGGCGCCGGCCTGTGGAGCGCGGCGATGCTGGTCCACGAGGTCGGCAGGGCCCGCGCGCGACGCCGCCGCCGGCGCGCCGATCTGCTGGTCCGGGCTCCGCTGCTGCCGGGCGAGGTGGCCGTCTCCGGCCGGCTCGTCGTCCTGGAGAGCGAGCAGCCCGACGCCTGGTGGCAGCCCGGCACTCCCCCGCAACTGGTCGTCACCACGGCCGCGTTGCGCCGGCTGAAGGGCCGGCAGCTGGACGCGGTGCTCGCCCATGAGCAGGGCCACGCCCGGGCCCGGCACGACTGGCTGCTGAACTGCTCCTCGGCTCTCGCCGGAGGCTTTCCGCAGGTACCGGTGTTCGCCGCGTTCCGCGACGAGATGCACCGCCTGGTCGAACTCGCCGCCGACGACACGGCATCGCGCCGCTTCGGCCGCCTCACGACAGCCCTGGCGCTGGTCGAACTGAACGAGCACCGCGGCGTGTTCGGGCCCTGCCCGACTCCACAGGCCCATGTCCCGGCCCGGGTACACCGGTTGCTCACTCCCCCGGACCGGCTGACCGCGGCCCGGCGTCTGCGGCTGACGGCGGTGGCCGCGCTGGTCCCCGTGGTGCCGGTGCTGGTGGCGTTCGTGCCGGGGCTGCGGGCCCTGGGGTAG
- a CDS encoding DUF5134 domain-containing protein, which produces MHGPASSGWLLVALCAVTGAYCLARMRSGAEEQRSAAGGEALMGFGMAAMAIPAAVFTPPSWAWPVYALVFGAAGVHALWAARTGTHHLHHLVGAAAMVYMSLVMAGSPGHAHGRGGSGVPLLTGALLLYFAAYVLLAGVRLVPVTAVAGGGVRAGWGDRPELARACRLSMGIAMVAMLLTL; this is translated from the coding sequence GTGCACGGACCGGCTTCGTCAGGCTGGCTGCTGGTGGCGCTCTGCGCGGTGACCGGTGCCTACTGTCTGGCGCGGATGCGCAGCGGCGCCGAGGAGCAGCGCAGTGCGGCGGGCGGCGAGGCGCTGATGGGTTTCGGGATGGCCGCGATGGCCATCCCGGCGGCGGTGTTCACTCCGCCTTCGTGGGCCTGGCCCGTCTACGCGCTGGTGTTCGGGGCGGCGGGGGTCCACGCGCTGTGGGCGGCGCGGACGGGCACGCACCATCTCCACCACCTGGTGGGGGCCGCGGCGATGGTCTACATGTCCCTCGTCATGGCCGGCTCCCCCGGACACGCGCACGGCCGGGGCGGATCGGGAGTCCCGCTCCTGACGGGGGCGCTGTTGCTCTACTTCGCCGCCTACGTGCTGCTGGCCGGGGTCCGCCTGGTACCGGTGACCGCCGTGGCCGGGGGCGGCGTTCGAGCCGGGTGGGGCGACCGGCCGGAACTGGCCCGGGCCTGCCGGCTGTCCATGGGGATCGCGATGGTGGCGATGCTGCTCACGCTGTGA
- a CDS encoding FUSC family protein, translating into MSSAPPTPFAPPARRLPLAGVLRLAKPSEIWFKPALSVVAAIAPPAFTLLALGRLDLVMYAMAGSLCALYAHSRPYAARARALVWVVLGMLGGLGVALVAASLTGSAVVLVTVGALLAAAQKVLCDATRVGPPGNVVLTFVSSASLFAPQTLAQVPGHLALAAATGAWAWLVCMAPALVRPHGPERRATAAALRAAAGYADTGGTGEGHARARAAGYAAVQAAWQSLLSTSAPSRTRRALERLVVRAEVALAAPAQAEAGRLRAWAGSLRGTGPVPEAGLPHAAADELLGVAAARPLWSRLGPLTPLAARTALGCALAGYASLALGIGRPYWALVTAASLYQANIALTWSRAVQRVVGNVVGVLVFLAVVPLAHLGPAALVLCCLAFSFGAEVLISRNYWLGSVCVTPMALLITEFAGYQEAGTLMRERVVDTVVGALVGFVAAVAVTNRRAGDRVERALAAADRAREHTARLLAEPDPGPGPTALESARRGLAVALSELRATADAAAGEWWQRALPQERVVLAEQSGHRTLAATARRQGLLPERDPATETEDARP; encoded by the coding sequence ATGAGCAGTGCTCCCCCCACCCCTTTCGCCCCACCCGCCCGGCGTCTCCCCCTGGCGGGTGTGCTGCGCCTCGCCAAGCCCTCGGAGATCTGGTTCAAGCCCGCGCTGAGCGTGGTCGCGGCGATCGCCCCGCCCGCCTTCACCCTCCTGGCGCTCGGCCGGCTCGACCTCGTGATGTACGCGATGGCCGGGTCCCTGTGCGCGCTGTACGCCCACAGCCGGCCGTACGCCGCACGGGCGCGGGCCCTGGTGTGGGTCGTGCTGGGCATGCTCGGCGGGCTCGGCGTGGCCCTGGTCGCGGCCTCGCTCACCGGCAGCGCCGTCGTCCTGGTCACCGTCGGCGCGTTGCTGGCCGCCGCCCAGAAGGTGCTGTGCGACGCCACCCGGGTCGGCCCGCCGGGCAACGTCGTCCTCACCTTCGTCAGCTCCGCCTCCCTGTTCGCGCCGCAGACCCTCGCCCAGGTGCCCGGCCACCTGGCGCTGGCCGCCGCGACGGGCGCGTGGGCCTGGCTGGTCTGCATGGCGCCCGCGCTGGTGCGGCCGCACGGACCGGAGCGCCGCGCCACCGCCGCCGCACTCAGGGCCGCCGCCGGGTACGCCGACACCGGCGGAACCGGGGAGGGCCACGCCCGGGCCCGCGCCGCGGGCTATGCCGCCGTGCAGGCCGCCTGGCAGTCGCTGCTGTCCACCAGCGCCCCCTCCCGGACCCGGCGGGCCCTCGAACGCCTCGTCGTCCGCGCCGAGGTCGCCCTCGCGGCGCCGGCGCAGGCGGAGGCGGGCCGGCTGCGCGCGTGGGCGGGCTCGCTGCGCGGCACCGGCCCCGTCCCGGAGGCCGGACTGCCGCACGCGGCCGCCGACGAACTGCTCGGCGTGGCCGCGGCCCGGCCCCTCTGGTCGCGGCTGGGCCCGCTGACCCCGCTCGCGGCACGCACCGCGCTCGGCTGCGCGCTGGCCGGCTACGCCTCCCTCGCCCTCGGGATCGGCCGCCCCTACTGGGCGCTGGTCACCGCGGCCTCGCTGTACCAGGCGAACATCGCGCTGACCTGGAGCCGGGCCGTCCAGCGGGTCGTGGGCAACGTCGTCGGCGTGCTCGTCTTCCTGGCCGTCGTGCCGCTCGCGCACCTGGGCCCGGCGGCGCTCGTGCTGTGCTGCCTCGCGTTCAGCTTCGGTGCGGAGGTGCTGATCAGCCGGAACTACTGGCTCGGCAGCGTCTGTGTGACGCCCATGGCCCTGCTCATCACGGAGTTCGCCGGATACCAGGAGGCCGGGACGCTGATGAGGGAGCGGGTCGTGGACACCGTCGTCGGCGCGCTGGTCGGGTTCGTCGCCGCCGTCGCGGTCACCAACCGGCGCGCGGGCGACCGCGTCGAACGCGCGCTGGCCGCCGCCGACCGGGCCCGCGAGCACACCGCCCGCCTCCTGGCCGAGCCCGATCCCGGCCCCGGCCCCACGGCACTGGAATCCGCCCGCCGCGGCCTCGCCGTCGCCCTGTCCGAACTGCGCGCCACGGCCGACGCCGCCGCCGGTGAATGGTGGCAGCGGGCCCTGCCCCAGGAGCGGGTCGTGCTCGCCGAACAGTCCGGACACCGTACGCTCGCCGCGACGGCCCGACGCCAGGGCCTGCTCCCGGAGCGGGACCCGGCCACCGAAACGGAGGACGCACGGCCATGA
- a CDS encoding MarR family winged helix-turn-helix transcriptional regulator, producing MADEAGPDAGFHGEADPGGGRRGDTVAAVVKQWQTVRPGLDTGPMEIIGRINRCAALLQQAEDAPLRRAGLSRPEFDLLGALRRTGHELTPGELARETFSSGAAVTKRLKQLTERGLVERRGDTRDRRVVHLRLTDAGRDLVDGILPVQLAYETAVLSGLDGPEQGELAALLGELLSQLEGRLGVLRA from the coding sequence CTGGCCGACGAAGCCGGCCCGGACGCCGGGTTCCACGGCGAAGCCGATCCCGGCGGCGGCCGGCGGGGCGACACGGTGGCCGCCGTCGTCAAGCAGTGGCAGACCGTGCGGCCCGGGCTCGACACCGGTCCGATGGAGATCATCGGTCGGATCAACCGCTGTGCCGCGCTGCTGCAGCAGGCCGAGGACGCTCCGCTGCGCCGGGCGGGCCTCAGCCGGCCCGAGTTCGATCTGCTGGGCGCGCTGCGCCGCACCGGGCACGAGCTGACGCCTGGAGAGCTCGCCCGGGAGACCTTCTCCTCGGGCGCCGCGGTCACCAAACGCCTCAAGCAGCTGACCGAGCGCGGTCTGGTCGAGCGGCGCGGGGACACCCGGGACCGCCGGGTCGTCCACCTCCGCCTCACCGACGCCGGACGCGACCTGGTCGACGGCATCCTCCCCGTCCAGCTCGCCTACGAGACCGCCGTGCTGTCCGGCCTGGACGGCCCGGAGCAGGGCGAACTCGCCGCACTGCTCGGGGAGTTGCTCAGCCAGCTCGAAGGGCGGCTCGGCGTGCTGCGGGCCTGA
- a CDS encoding VOC family protein, translated as MKLDAPVTGGPCWTELGTSDLDAARRFYTRLFGWRPETDARQEVGGYTVAHLGEAAVAALAPLYQPSQPVAWNVSFAVTDADDTVRAVTEAGGTLLFGPADVFDMGRFAVAADPGGAVFQLWQAGTFPGAGLFNAPGSLGWVELMTRDPEGAVSFYTRVFGWTVAPSDRYTQWGVGGADFGGMVTMDEKFPPEVPAHWLPYFAVADVDDTTAVVQRHGTVLMVPTSVPDGPRIAVLRDPQGAMFGVYRAGDEG; from the coding sequence ATGAAGCTCGACGCACCGGTGACCGGCGGCCCCTGCTGGACCGAGCTGGGGACCAGCGACCTGGACGCGGCCCGGCGGTTCTACACGCGGCTGTTCGGCTGGCGGCCCGAGACGGACGCGCGGCAGGAGGTCGGCGGCTACACCGTCGCGCACCTCGGGGAAGCGGCCGTGGCAGCGCTCGCCCCGCTGTACCAGCCCTCGCAGCCGGTCGCGTGGAACGTGTCGTTCGCGGTGACCGACGCGGACGACACCGTCCGTGCGGTGACGGAGGCGGGCGGGACGCTGTTGTTCGGCCCGGCGGACGTGTTCGACATGGGCCGTTTCGCGGTGGCCGCCGATCCGGGCGGTGCCGTGTTCCAGCTGTGGCAGGCGGGGACCTTCCCCGGCGCCGGTCTGTTCAACGCTCCCGGATCGCTGGGCTGGGTGGAGCTGATGACGCGGGACCCGGAGGGGGCCGTGTCCTTCTACACGCGGGTGTTCGGCTGGACGGTGGCTCCGTCGGACCGCTACACCCAGTGGGGCGTCGGCGGCGCGGACTTCGGCGGCATGGTGACGATGGACGAGAAGTTCCCGCCCGAGGTGCCGGCGCACTGGCTGCCGTACTTCGCCGTCGCCGACGTGGACGACACCACCGCCGTCGTCCAGCGGCACGGCACGGTCCTGATGGTGCCCACCTCCGTGCCCGACGGTCCGCGCATCGCGGTGCTCCGGGATCCGCAGGGGGCGATGTTCGGCGTGTACCGGGCGGGCGACGAGGGCTGA
- a CDS encoding VOC family protein: MVHVLSSRILLRPTDPERSRAFYGEQLGLAVYREFGTGAERGTVFFMGGGFLEVSGRSETPPAPAVRLWLQVDDAAAAQEELRAKGVDIVRPPVQEPWGLVEMWIADPDGTPIVLVEVPADHPMRYRPGI, from the coding sequence ATGGTGCATGTACTCAGCAGCCGGATCCTGCTCCGCCCCACCGACCCCGAGCGGTCCCGGGCCTTCTACGGCGAGCAGCTCGGCCTCGCCGTCTACCGCGAGTTCGGCACGGGAGCGGAGCGCGGCACGGTCTTCTTCATGGGCGGCGGCTTCCTGGAGGTCTCCGGCCGGTCCGAGACGCCCCCGGCGCCCGCCGTACGGCTGTGGCTGCAGGTCGATGACGCGGCCGCGGCACAGGAGGAACTGCGGGCGAAGGGCGTGGACATCGTGCGGCCGCCCGTGCAGGAACCCTGGGGGCTGGTCGAGATGTGGATCGCGGATCCGGACGGGACGCCGATCGTGCTGGTCGAGGTACCGGCGGACCACCCGATGCGCTACCGGCCGGGTATCTGA
- a CDS encoding GNAT family N-acetyltransferase: protein METAAALTFRDATDADVDELVALIESAYRGDDSRAGWTTEADILEGQRTDPEGVLEVIKSPDSRLMTVERDGRVVACCQLEHQGDHAYFGMFAVSPLLQGAGLGKVIIAEAERQARATWGVREMQMTVISVRDDLIAWYERRGYRRTGRMTPFPYGDERFGVPQRDDLQFELLVKELG from the coding sequence ATGGAGACCGCCGCCGCACTGACCTTCCGCGATGCCACCGACGCCGACGTCGACGAGCTGGTCGCGCTGATCGAGTCGGCGTACCGGGGCGACGACAGCCGGGCCGGGTGGACCACCGAGGCGGACATCCTCGAAGGGCAGCGCACCGACCCGGAGGGGGTGCTGGAGGTCATCAAGTCGCCCGACAGCCGGCTCATGACCGTGGAGCGGGACGGCAGGGTCGTCGCCTGCTGTCAGCTGGAGCACCAGGGCGACCACGCCTACTTCGGGATGTTCGCCGTCAGCCCCCTGCTCCAGGGCGCGGGCCTCGGCAAGGTGATCATCGCGGAGGCGGAGCGGCAGGCCCGCGCGACCTGGGGGGTGCGGGAGATGCAGATGACCGTGATCTCCGTGCGTGACGACCTCATCGCCTGGTACGAGCGGCGTGGCTACCGCCGTACGGGACGGATGACCCCGTTCCCGTACGGCGACGAGCGCTTCGGCGTCCCGCAGCGCGACGACCTCCAGTTCGAGCTGCTGGTCAAGGAGCTCGGCTAG